The following are encoded in a window of Caldicellulosiruptor danielii genomic DNA:
- the glmS gene encoding glutamine--fructose-6-phosphate transaminase (isomerizing), with protein sequence MCGIVGYVGTKNCVPILLSGLKRLEYRGYDSAGVAVIDIDKSKIDIVKTKGRLTVLEEKLNQNPIEGFVGIGHTRWATHGEPSDENSHPHVSQNGKVAIVHNGIIENYLKLKEFLIKKGYTFASDTDTEVVAHLIEYYYDGDILDAFIKTLEKIQGSYALGVLCLDRPDMILAARKDSPLIVGLGQGENFIASDIPAILEYTRDTYILEENEIAIVTKDKVEIVNTEKEPVKKEVFHVTWDVSSAEKGGYEHFMIKEIMEQPKAVRDTLTGRLPDSGFDVNLDGIKITKEDLQKLNKIFIVACGTAYHAGIVGKHVIEKLTRIPVEVDIASEFRYRDPIVDENTLTIVISQSGETIDTLVAMREAKAKGSRTLGIVNVVGSSIAREVDDCLYTWAGPEIAVASTKAYTTQLICLYLIALDFATKLGTISYEEFANIRDEIKRLPEKVEYVLTHKENIQKYASEHFNAKDIFYLGRGLDFAVAMEGSLKLKEISYIHSEAYAAGELKHGTIALIEDGTFVIALATQEKLFEKMVSNIKEVKSRGAVVLSVAQEGNTDIEDVSDHVLYIPRTLDVLAPVLTVVPLQLFAYYTAVQRGCDVDKPRNLAKSVTVE encoded by the coding sequence ATGTGCGGAATTGTTGGCTATGTTGGCACAAAAAACTGTGTTCCTATTTTGCTCTCTGGACTTAAAAGACTTGAGTACAGGGGATACGACTCTGCCGGTGTGGCAGTTATCGATATAGATAAATCTAAGATTGACATAGTAAAAACAAAAGGAAGACTTACTGTTCTGGAAGAAAAGCTAAATCAAAATCCCATTGAAGGTTTTGTTGGGATTGGTCATACAAGATGGGCAACACACGGTGAGCCGTCTGATGAAAATTCGCACCCACATGTGAGCCAAAACGGCAAGGTTGCAATTGTCCACAACGGAATCATAGAAAACTATTTGAAGCTGAAAGAATTTCTCATAAAGAAAGGTTACACCTTTGCATCAGATACAGACACTGAGGTTGTTGCTCATCTTATTGAATATTACTATGACGGTGACATTTTAGATGCATTTATAAAGACCCTTGAAAAGATACAGGGCTCATATGCGCTTGGTGTTCTTTGTCTTGACAGACCGGATATGATACTTGCGGCAAGAAAAGACAGTCCATTAATTGTTGGACTTGGCCAGGGTGAAAACTTCATAGCATCAGATATCCCAGCTATACTGGAGTATACAAGAGATACCTATATTCTTGAAGAAAATGAGATTGCCATTGTGACAAAAGATAAGGTAGAGATTGTAAATACCGAAAAAGAGCCAGTTAAAAAAGAGGTATTTCATGTTACATGGGATGTATCAAGCGCAGAGAAGGGCGGCTATGAACATTTCATGATAAAAGAGATAATGGAGCAGCCAAAGGCTGTTAGAGATACCTTGACAGGTAGGCTTCCAGACAGTGGTTTTGATGTTAACCTTGATGGAATTAAGATTACCAAAGAGGATTTGCAAAAACTTAACAAGATATTTATTGTTGCATGTGGTACAGCATACCATGCAGGGATTGTAGGAAAGCATGTAATTGAAAAGCTCACAAGAATTCCTGTTGAGGTTGACATAGCAAGTGAGTTCAGATACAGAGACCCAATCGTAGATGAGAATACATTAACAATTGTAATTTCTCAGTCTGGTGAGACAATTGACACACTTGTTGCAATGAGAGAAGCAAAGGCAAAAGGTTCAAGAACGCTTGGGATTGTTAATGTTGTTGGGTCATCAATTGCAAGAGAGGTAGATGACTGTCTTTATACATGGGCAGGGCCTGAGATTGCAGTTGCATCAACCAAGGCTTACACAACACAGCTCATATGCCTGTATCTTATTGCGCTCGACTTTGCAACAAAGCTTGGAACAATTTCTTATGAGGAGTTTGCAAATATCAGAGATGAGATCAAACGACTTCCTGAAAAGGTTGAGTATGTTCTGACACACAAGGAGAACATTCAAAAATATGCATCAGAGCACTTTAATGCAAAGGACATCTTCTATTTAGGTCGTGGTTTGGACTTTGCGGTTGCAATGGAAGGGTCACTCAAATTAAAAGAGATTTCGTACATTCACTCAGAAGCATATGCAGCAGGTGAGCTAAAACATGGAACAATTGCACTGATTGAAGATGGGACGTTTGTAATTGCGCTTGCAACACAAGAGAAGCTTTTTGAAAAGATGGTAAGCAACATAAAAGAGGTAAAATCCCGTGGTGCTGTTGTACTTTCTGTTGCGCAGGAAGGAAATACCGACATAGAAGATGTATCAGACCATGTTTTGTATATTCCAAGAACACTTGACGTTTTAGCACCAGTTTTGACAGTTGTGCCACTGCAGCTTTTTGCATACTACACAGCAGTGCAAAGAGGCTGCGATGTTGACAAGCCAAGAAACTTGGCAAAGAGTGTGACTGTTGAATGA
- a CDS encoding helix-turn-helix domain-containing protein, with amino-acid sequence MLDNKRLISAYKIVEKYTNEGDKKYFELDDILVDIAVKIIQYRIKNNLSQKELAQKLGISQAMVSKLESGDYNPTVKMLYEIAKKLGFELEIEFREKTECEEIWLESSEELLDEVINNEVGEAA; translated from the coding sequence ATGTTAGATAATAAGAGATTAATTTCAGCCTACAAAATAGTTGAAAAATATACAAATGAAGGAGACAAAAAGTATTTTGAATTGGACGACATTTTGGTAGACATTGCTGTAAAGATTATCCAATATAGAATCAAAAATAATCTTTCCCAGAAAGAACTAGCTCAAAAGCTTGGAATTAGCCAGGCTATGGTGTCAAAGCTTGAAAGTGGGGATTATAATCCTACTGTAAAAATGTTATATGAAATTGCTAAAAAACTGGGGTTTGAACTTGAGATAGAGTTTAGAGAAAAGACTGAATGTGAGGAAATTTGGTTGGAAAGTAGTGAAGAGTTATTGGATGAAGTTATAAACAATGAAGTAGGTGAGGCTGCTTGA
- a CDS encoding rhamnogalacturonan acetylesterase: MAFKFNFEPVVKDDFTNVSSSSLYSKEQGYGFETFKFRVDVPNGNYDIKLVLRNLKKDVASATIMVFPRRLMIKDAQIKRGDIYEEEFTVNVKDEKIIFEFETDGSEVCSIEIKEAQNPIVIYLAGDSTVCDQENLPYAGWGQALGCFFKRGVSVSNHAYSGRSSKSFIEEGRLAKILENIKEGDYLFIQFGHNDQKDDKRYTEANTTFKIMLKVYIDEVRKRGAVPVLVTPVARRHFDENGKIVGSGLHFDYPKATRDLAKEENVFLIDLLQMSARLYERLGVEESKKLFVHAKPGEYPQFPEGVEDNTHFNIHGAYEIAKLVVEGIKKVDLKLKEYLR; encoded by the coding sequence ATGGCGTTTAAATTTAATTTTGAGCCTGTGGTGAAGGATGATTTTACAAATGTCAGTAGTAGCAGTCTCTACAGTAAAGAACAGGGTTATGGTTTTGAAACGTTTAAGTTTAGAGTGGATGTCCCAAACGGCAACTACGATATTAAGCTTGTGCTCAGAAATCTCAAAAAAGATGTTGCAAGTGCGACCATAATGGTTTTCCCAAGAAGACTCATGATAAAGGATGCACAAATTAAAAGAGGAGATATATATGAAGAGGAGTTTACAGTAAATGTGAAAGATGAAAAAATAATTTTTGAATTTGAAACTGATGGGTCTGAGGTTTGTAGTATAGAAATTAAAGAAGCCCAAAATCCCATTGTAATTTACCTTGCAGGAGACTCTACTGTATGCGACCAGGAAAATTTGCCTTATGCTGGTTGGGGTCAAGCGCTTGGCTGCTTTTTCAAAAGAGGAGTTTCAGTTTCCAATCATGCCTATTCAGGAAGATCATCTAAAAGTTTTATTGAAGAGGGAAGGCTGGCAAAAATCCTTGAGAATATAAAAGAGGGTGATTATCTTTTCATCCAGTTTGGTCACAACGACCAGAAGGATGATAAAAGATATACTGAGGCAAATACTACATTTAAAATAATGCTAAAAGTTTATATAGATGAAGTACGAAAAAGAGGAGCTGTGCCAGTTTTAGTAACACCTGTTGCACGAAGACATTTTGATGAAAATGGGAAAATTGTTGGCAGCGGACTTCATTTTGATTATCCAAAGGCTACGAGGGATTTAGCAAAAGAAGAAAATGTTTTTTTGATTGACTTGCTTCAGATGAGTGCCCGGCTTTATGAAAGGCTTGGGGTTGAAGAGTCAAAAAAGCTCTTTGTCCATGCAAAGCCGGGTGAGTATCCTCAGTTTCCGGAAGGTGTAGAGGACAATACGCACTTTAATATACATGGTGCGTATGAGATTGCAAAGCTTGTAGTTGAGGGGATAAAGAAAGTAGATTTAAAACTCAAAGAGTACTTGAGGTAA
- a CDS encoding protein-export chaperone SecB: MIKIENLKADFQLVSTHVVKFELETKKEESNEIEVELKCDYDIGEIEENNEIYIGTVQFKAVFEGKKKNKKLFKIHIVYEGCFAGKKEKLGLEDFKNMLELNGIITLTHLTRSYIMSCTALAGFNPPLRLPLINVHKLREMKHKTM; encoded by the coding sequence TTGATAAAAATAGAAAATTTAAAAGCAGATTTTCAACTTGTAAGTACGCATGTTGTAAAATTTGAACTTGAAACAAAAAAAGAAGAAAGTAACGAGATTGAAGTGGAACTTAAGTGTGATTATGATATTGGGGAAATTGAGGAAAATAATGAGATATATATAGGGACTGTTCAATTTAAAGCGGTATTTGAAGGAAAAAAGAAGAATAAAAAGTTGTTTAAAATTCATATAGTGTATGAGGGGTGTTTTGCTGGGAAAAAAGAAAAACTTGGATTGGAAGATTTTAAGAACATGCTGGAATTAAACGGTATAATTACCTTGACTCATCTTACACGTTCATATATTATGTCATGCACAGCTTTAGCAGGGTTTAACCCGCCTCTGAGACTACCGTTGATAAATGTACATAAACTTAGAGAGATGAA
- a CDS encoding LysE family transporter yields the protein MALWGIFISAFLIGFSGAMMPGPMLGVTIDGSLKKGWTAGPLTVLGHGMLELILIVIMTFGLKDFFTNPTVAGFIGLFGGTFLAWMGYGMIKSGINKSVSLENQRTGKSAGMRNLVLAGALVSATNPYFILWWASTGMESIRQSYTLGLIGVLFFFIGHILSDFVWYSAISMALSRGKKLISDVVYRWIILLLGIFILAFSIYFIGSGWKMLQT from the coding sequence ATGGCTTTATGGGGAATTTTTATCAGTGCTTTTTTAATAGGCTTTTCAGGAGCAATGATGCCTGGGCCAATGTTGGGGGTTACAATTGACGGCAGTCTTAAAAAAGGGTGGACAGCAGGACCTTTGACAGTATTAGGACACGGAATGCTGGAACTTATATTAATTGTCATCATGACATTCGGGCTTAAAGATTTTTTTACTAATCCAACAGTTGCAGGATTTATTGGACTATTTGGCGGTACTTTCCTTGCATGGATGGGTTATGGAATGATAAAGTCTGGCATAAATAAGTCAGTTTCTCTGGAAAATCAAAGAACGGGAAAAAGTGCAGGGATGAGAAATCTTGTATTGGCAGGAGCACTTGTAAGCGCTACTAATCCTTACTTTATTCTCTGGTGGGCGTCAACAGGGATGGAATCAATACGTCAGTCTTATACTTTAGGATTAATTGGTGTTTTATTCTTTTTTATAGGACATATTTTATCGGACTTTGTATGGTATTCAGCAATTTCCATGGCACTTTCCAGAGGAAAAAAACTGATAAGTGATGTTGTATATCGCTGGATTATTTTGTTGTTAGGCATATTTATTTTAGCATTTTCAATCTATTTTATAGGCAGTGGTTGGAAAATGCTTCAAACCTGA
- a CDS encoding AEC family transporter gives MLHTFVNAIQGVLVILFVLMLGYFLAKYRWFDSKVSDLFAKVVVNVSLPLYMIANLTSTFTKDELEHSARGLLIPFLSILFSYSVAVMIARVANVKAHRRGLFAAIFSLSNSIFVGLPMSLALFGDVATPYTLLYYMANTTIWWTLGVYGIIRDNREEKQKVLSIDTVKRIFNLPLIGFLIGVGLVLLQIKLPKFIFDSFKMVGGLTTPLSIFCVGITMHEMGFKNFRLDKDSILVFAGRFLVTPFITWLLSHFIPIPKLMRDVFIIMSAMPVMVNSAIISRVYNGDYEFATAMITYSTVFSVVIMPFLMVLIKII, from the coding sequence TTGCTTCATACATTTGTCAATGCTATTCAAGGAGTACTGGTGATTTTATTTGTTCTCATGCTCGGGTATTTTCTTGCAAAGTATAGGTGGTTTGACTCAAAAGTATCAGACCTTTTTGCAAAGGTTGTTGTAAATGTCTCACTGCCACTTTATATGATAGCAAACCTTACCTCCACCTTCACAAAAGATGAGCTTGAACATTCAGCACGAGGACTTTTGATTCCATTTTTGTCAATCCTGTTTTCTTACAGTGTGGCTGTGATGATAGCAAGAGTTGCAAATGTAAAGGCTCACAGAAGGGGCCTTTTTGCAGCCATATTTTCGCTTTCAAATTCGATATTTGTAGGGCTTCCTATGTCTCTTGCGCTTTTTGGAGATGTAGCAACACCTTATACTTTACTTTATTACATGGCAAACACCACAATATGGTGGACGCTGGGCGTCTATGGAATTATTAGGGATAACAGAGAAGAAAAGCAGAAGGTTTTGAGCATAGATACTGTAAAGCGCATATTTAACCTGCCTTTGATTGGATTTTTGATAGGAGTTGGGCTTGTGCTTTTGCAAATTAAACTTCCAAAATTTATATTTGACAGTTTTAAAATGGTAGGAGGGCTTACCACCCCCCTTTCCATCTTCTGTGTTGGGATAACAATGCATGAGATGGGATTTAAAAATTTCAGGTTAGACAAAGATAGTATTTTAGTATTTGCAGGAAGATTTCTTGTTACGCCTTTTATCACATGGCTTCTTTCACATTTTATCCCCATTCCTAAACTCATGCGAGATGTGTTTATCATAATGTCAGCAATGCCTGTAATGGTAAATTCAGCTATAATTTCAAGAGTATATAATGGTGACTATGAATTTGCTACTGCTATGATTACATATTCCACTGTGTTTTCGGTTGTAATAATGCCGTTTTTGATGGTGCTGATTAAGATTATTTAA
- a CDS encoding protein-export chaperone SecB translates to MFGNAEENNFPFSLEISLTGYFRGSENIEREKFIELTKYNGTAILFPYLRSAVSDITKAANINPLILPVINVINFIKEQEKKDKENSGFQGE, encoded by the coding sequence ATATTTGGAAACGCAGAAGAGAATAATTTTCCTTTTAGTCTAGAAATTTCATTAACAGGTTATTTTAGAGGAAGTGAGAACATAGAACGAGAAAAATTTATTGAATTAACTAAATATAACGGTACAGCAATTTTATTTCCTTATTTACGTTCAGCTGTTTCAGATATAACAAAAGCAGCTAATATTAATCCTCTTATTTTGCCCGTGATAAATGTGATTAATTTTATCAAAGAACAAGAAAAAAAAGACAAAGAAAATTCAGGTTTCCAAGGAGAATGA
- a CDS encoding transketolase, whose product MEKEFQFWEKIKDITYQYLDFTLNYRQSGHPGGSHSKAHMLIALLFGKKMTYDIRKPKYRFNDRLILSAGHTIPIIYSLFAVIGDAFDEMYRQTKDAKYLIEEDKLVRYYDLLTFRHNKGLPGHAESSGKTLLLKFNTGPSAHGLPASVGQALALKKAGLQNVKVFLIEGEGALTAGATHESQNGAWGYGLGNLFWLLDWNDFGIDDRPFSSVVYGTPDDWFSAHGWKVHGTMNGHSWQDVYSTIKRAVEEANENIPNLMWFKTKKGYEYGVYDNKSHGVPHKKNSEIFWKTRKPFMEKYGVEFVGFGKSAPSDPDEERKQWEENLKIINRVLTSDEQLLKYITDTLVEIAEALPKEAPSTFVLNQNPYKDPAIYDYKNYPDWLFAKPGENVPNRAALAKWGTYINGVIGRKYGRPLIIATSADLTESTNLHGFGLGKDDFEGFGVYDRNKNINGAILPSAITEFLNAGVCAGLATVNLSENPYEDFNGFWAITSTYGSFMYLKYGAIRLFSQMAQDSPIKFGKVIWVAGHSGPETAEDSRTHFGIFEPGVLQLLPKGKIINLYPWEHNEVPVLLAAALATDVNNIALHLTRPPIEIPDRQALGIPSHFEAAKGAYIINDFDPNRRKDGTIIVRGTSTTYNLIKLLPQLRRDFNLKIIAAPSFELFMMQPEEYRNKVLPLEDWMDSMVITNESKKLMHDWIFSKVSEEYSLSSDWDDNWRTGGTVDEVLKEAHLDCDSIYSGIERFVKDREKRLAKLRSIL is encoded by the coding sequence ATGGAGAAAGAATTTCAGTTCTGGGAAAAGATTAAAGACATAACCTATCAGTATCTTGATTTTACCCTGAATTACAGGCAAAGCGGGCATCCTGGTGGTTCTCATTCAAAGGCTCATATGTTAATTGCTCTTTTGTTTGGAAAAAAGATGACATATGACATTAGAAAACCAAAATACAGATTCAACGACAGACTAATTCTTTCTGCTGGACATACAATACCCATAATCTACTCACTATTTGCTGTCATTGGGGATGCTTTTGATGAGATGTACAGACAAACAAAAGATGCAAAATATTTAATTGAAGAAGATAAGCTTGTAAGATATTATGATTTATTAACTTTCAGACACAACAAAGGCCTGCCTGGTCATGCTGAGTCAAGCGGGAAGACACTGCTTTTGAAATTCAACACAGGACCTTCTGCCCATGGCCTTCCTGCATCTGTTGGCCAGGCACTCGCTCTCAAAAAAGCTGGGCTTCAAAACGTCAAGGTATTCTTGATTGAAGGCGAAGGTGCGCTGACAGCTGGCGCAACTCATGAATCTCAAAACGGTGCTTGGGGGTATGGGCTTGGAAATCTTTTTTGGCTTTTGGACTGGAACGATTTTGGAATAGATGACAGACCTTTTTCATCTGTTGTGTATGGTACACCTGATGACTGGTTTTCAGCCCATGGCTGGAAGGTTCATGGGACAATGAACGGTCATAGCTGGCAGGATGTCTACTCTACAATTAAAAGAGCAGTTGAAGAGGCAAATGAGAATATTCCTAATCTTATGTGGTTTAAGACCAAAAAAGGGTATGAATATGGGGTGTATGACAACAAATCTCACGGTGTGCCGCACAAGAAAAACTCAGAGATTTTCTGGAAGACAAGAAAACCTTTCATGGAAAAGTACGGGGTTGAGTTTGTAGGTTTTGGAAAGAGTGCACCATCTGACCCGGATGAAGAGAGAAAACAATGGGAAGAAAACCTCAAGATCATAAACAGAGTGCTTACATCTGATGAGCAGCTTTTAAAGTATATAACAGACACACTTGTTGAGATTGCAGAAGCTCTGCCAAAAGAAGCACCTTCGACATTTGTTCTAAACCAAAATCCATATAAAGACCCAGCCATTTATGATTACAAAAACTATCCTGACTGGCTTTTTGCAAAGCCAGGTGAAAATGTTCCAAATAGGGCAGCTTTGGCAAAGTGGGGAACATATATAAACGGTGTTATTGGTAGAAAATATGGCAGGCCTCTTATTATAGCAACCTCCGCAGATCTTACAGAATCTACAAATCTGCATGGTTTTGGGCTTGGTAAAGACGACTTTGAAGGATTTGGAGTGTATGATAGGAACAAGAATATAAACGGAGCTATTTTGCCATCTGCAATCACAGAGTTTTTAAATGCGGGTGTGTGTGCGGGTTTAGCTACTGTAAATTTGAGCGAAAATCCATATGAGGATTTTAACGGATTTTGGGCTATAACATCAACATATGGGTCGTTTATGTATCTCAAATACGGCGCAATAAGGCTTTTCAGTCAGATGGCACAAGACTCACCAATAAAGTTTGGCAAAGTTATCTGGGTTGCTGGCCACTCAGGACCTGAGACTGCTGAAGATTCAAGGACACACTTTGGTATATTTGAGCCAGGAGTTTTGCAGCTTCTGCCAAAAGGAAAGATTATAAATCTCTATCCGTGGGAACACAATGAAGTGCCTGTCTTGCTTGCAGCAGCCCTTGCAACAGATGTTAACAACATTGCGCTGCACCTTACAAGACCTCCGATTGAAATACCGGACAGGCAGGCACTTGGCATTCCATCTCACTTTGAAGCTGCAAAAGGAGCTTATATCATAAATGATTTTGACCCAAATAGAAGAAAGGATGGGACGATAATAGTCAGGGGTACAAGTACAACCTACAATTTAATAAAGCTCTTGCCTCAGCTAAGAAGAGATTTTAACCTCAAGATAATTGCTGCACCCAGCTTTGAACTTTTCATGATGCAGCCTGAAGAATACAGAAACAAAGTGCTGCCACTTGAAGACTGGATGGACTCAATGGTAATCACAAACGAGAGCAAAAAGCTCATGCACGACTGGATATTTTCAAAAGTGTCTGAAGAATACTCACTTTCAAGCGACTGGGATGACAACTGGAGAACGGGTGGAACAGTTGATGAAGTTTTAAAAGAAGCGCACTTAGATTGTGACAGCATTTACAGTGGTATTGAAAGGTTTGTAAAGGATAGAGAAAAAAGACTTGCAAAGCTAAGGAGTATCTTATAA
- the glmM gene encoding phosphoglucosamine mutase, with translation MGKLFGTDGVRGVANKELTCELAFDLGRAGAYVLTETKQKPKILIGKDTRISCDMLEAALCAGLTSVGADVYLAGVITTPAIAHLVKSHGFDAGIMISASHNPYEFNGIKFFNSQGFKLSDQIEEKIEDIILNKKWDEVPHAQFDAIGRVNRVDLKKDYQEYLKSTLDGASFKGLKIVIDCANGAAYKIAPQVFEDLGAEVVVINNQPDGTNINKECGSTHLKMLQQEVVKNKADFGIAYDGDADRTLFVDEEGSIVDGDKIMLLLAQNLKQQGRLSRNTLVVTVMSNMGLFVAAKELGIDLEVTKVGDRYVLEKMLEGGYSIGGEQSGHIILLDFATTGDGILTSLQLTKLICQSGKKLSELAKVMKVYPQVLVNARVENGKKDLYSKDPVILEAIKKVEEKLNGKGRVLIRPSGTEPLIRVMIEGEDYEEIKKDAEALASLIESRLSKKFLS, from the coding sequence ATGGGAAAACTTTTTGGGACAGATGGTGTAAGAGGCGTTGCAAATAAAGAACTTACATGCGAACTTGCGTTTGACTTGGGAAGGGCTGGAGCGTATGTGCTCACTGAAACCAAGCAAAAACCAAAGATCTTAATTGGCAAGGACACAAGAATCTCATGTGATATGCTGGAGGCTGCCCTTTGTGCAGGACTTACATCGGTAGGAGCAGATGTGTATTTGGCAGGAGTTATTACAACACCTGCAATAGCTCACTTGGTAAAATCCCACGGGTTTGATGCAGGGATTATGATCTCCGCATCACACAATCCTTATGAATTCAACGGTATTAAGTTTTTTAATTCTCAGGGCTTCAAGCTTTCTGACCAGATTGAAGAAAAAATTGAGGACATTATTTTAAACAAAAAATGGGATGAGGTTCCACACGCTCAATTTGATGCGATAGGAAGGGTAAATAGGGTTGACCTTAAAAAAGACTATCAAGAATACTTAAAATCAACATTAGATGGTGCAAGCTTCAAAGGACTTAAAATTGTCATTGACTGTGCAAATGGTGCAGCATATAAGATAGCTCCACAGGTTTTTGAAGATCTTGGTGCAGAGGTTGTAGTAATAAACAACCAGCCAGATGGTACAAACATCAACAAAGAGTGTGGCTCTACACACCTCAAAATGCTTCAGCAAGAAGTTGTTAAAAACAAAGCTGACTTTGGCATTGCATATGATGGTGATGCAGACCGGACACTTTTTGTTGATGAAGAGGGCTCAATTGTTGATGGCGACAAAATAATGCTTCTTTTAGCACAAAACCTAAAACAGCAGGGAAGGCTAAGTCGCAACACCTTAGTTGTGACAGTCATGAGCAACATGGGACTTTTCGTTGCAGCAAAAGAACTTGGAATAGATCTTGAAGTGACAAAAGTTGGCGACAGGTATGTTTTAGAAAAGATGCTTGAAGGCGGGTATTCAATTGGCGGCGAGCAGTCAGGTCACATAATACTTTTAGACTTTGCAACAACAGGCGATGGAATTCTTACCAGCCTTCAGCTGACAAAGCTAATTTGTCAAAGCGGGAAAAAACTTTCTGAGCTTGCAAAGGTAATGAAAGTATATCCTCAGGTTTTGGTAAATGCCAGAGTTGAAAATGGCAAGAAAGACCTTTACTCAAAAGATCCTGTAATTTTAGAGGCAATCAAAAAGGTTGAAGAAAAGCTAAACGGCAAAGGAAGAGTCTTGATAAGACCCTCTGGCACAGAGCCATTGATCAGGGTAATGATTGAAGGCGAGGATTATGAAGAGATTAAAAAAGATGCGGAGGCTCTTGCAAGCTTGATTGAGTCAAGGCTTTCAAAAAAGTTTCTAAGCTAA
- a CDS encoding MFS transporter: MQLAISGPFRALRHKNYRYYWFGQAISVIGSWMQNMAMQWLALELTNSALLLSIVTASEQVPVMILSLFAGAILDRKQKKRVILITQSLLLFFAFLLFLTTYTHVVRYWHLVVLALMRGIVTTFDNPARQSYMITLVGKEDLPNAVGLNSMIFNLARIIGPAVASLVISTVGIEMCFLANAISFVPVIIGVFLIDAKEPQKEENGKSVFAEVIEGLKYVYKTKVLLRAISLVLIMGTFILNFNVLIPVYAKLALGRNETGFGLLMSSMGIGSLIGAFLTATRRKEKINLNLLFKFILSVSLVYILLGINKSYAVACVLFVLVGLLAISFNTSANALLQLSSSDEFRARVLSIYFLCNAGTTPIGNLFTGTISQKISPWAGFYISGLVTIALTTMVLITTFKTRSLEKT, translated from the coding sequence ATGCAACTTGCTATATCTGGACCTTTCAGAGCCCTCCGGCACAAAAACTATAGGTATTACTGGTTTGGGCAGGCAATATCGGTGATTGGTTCATGGATGCAGAACATGGCAATGCAATGGCTGGCTTTAGAGCTTACAAATTCAGCACTGCTTCTAAGTATTGTTACAGCATCTGAGCAGGTCCCAGTTATGATTCTTTCTCTTTTTGCCGGTGCAATCTTGGACAGGAAGCAGAAAAAAAGGGTAATTTTGATTACTCAAAGCCTTCTTTTATTCTTTGCGTTCCTACTGTTTTTGACTACATACACACATGTTGTCCGGTACTGGCACTTAGTTGTACTGGCACTGATGAGAGGTATTGTTACAACATTTGATAATCCTGCAAGGCAATCTTATATGATAACTCTCGTTGGAAAAGAGGACTTGCCAAACGCTGTTGGGCTTAACTCTATGATTTTCAACCTTGCAAGAATCATAGGTCCTGCTGTCGCAAGCTTGGTAATATCAACAGTTGGAATTGAAATGTGTTTTTTGGCAAACGCTATAAGTTTTGTGCCAGTCATTATAGGCGTATTTCTAATTGACGCCAAAGAGCCTCAAAAAGAGGAAAATGGTAAAAGTGTTTTTGCAGAGGTGATAGAAGGGCTCAAGTATGTGTATAAGACCAAAGTACTTCTGAGAGCAATATCGCTTGTTTTAATCATGGGCACATTCATACTCAATTTTAATGTTCTTATTCCTGTGTACGCAAAACTGGCTCTGGGCAGAAATGAAACTGGTTTTGGACTTTTGATGTCATCGATGGGAATTGGATCACTTATAGGCGCATTTTTGACAGCTACAAGAAGAAAGGAAAAGATTAATCTAAATCTTCTTTTTAAATTCATTCTTTCTGTTTCACTGGTTTACATTCTTCTGGGAATAAATAAAAGCTATGCAGTCGCTTGCGTGCTATTTGTGCTTGTTGGTCTCCTTGCGATAAGTTTTAACACAAGCGCAAACGCACTTTTACAGCTTTCATCAAGCGATGAGTTCAGAGCAAGAGTACTGAGTATTTACTTTCTTTGCAATGCTGGAACAACACCGATTGGCAATCTATTTACAGGTACAATTTCACAAAAAATCTCTCCCTGGGCTGGGTTTTATATCTCCGGTTTGGTTACTATAGCTCTAACCACAATGGTTCTTATCACCACATTTAAGACAAGGTCCCTGGAGAAAACTTAA